One window from the genome of Candidatus Micrarchaeia archaeon encodes:
- a CDS encoding LemA family protein, translating to ENFKALQDELAGTENKISYVRMAYNDTVMEYNTAIKTFPNNLLAGMLGFKDVQFFQTEGAERQSVKVQF from the coding sequence GAGAACTTCAAGGCCCTCCAGGACGAGCTTGCAGGCACCGAGAACAAGATATCGTACGTGCGCATGGCCTACAACGACACGGTGATGGAATACAACACCGCGATAAAGACGTTCCCGAACAACCTGCTCGCAGGCATGCTCGGCTTCAAGGACGTCCAATTCTTCCAAACCGAGGGCGCGGAGCGCCAGAGCGTCAAGGTGCAGTTCTGA